A genomic segment from Nicotiana sylvestris chromosome 1, ASM39365v2, whole genome shotgun sequence encodes:
- the LOC138873233 gene encoding uncharacterized protein: MRQVLMLHTTSTSTNRTIAFSSISMVVHKVGNGYRRTTTAGTWPGRSNEQSDYTKYQEEIRTTKCKCLEELPRVPWAYQTTTKSSKGETPFCLVYGAEALISVEVGEPTLRYFQASEGTQNEVMLVNLELLDERKDLEHIRMAAQNQRVERYYNRRANLCYFKVGDLVLRKVTQNTRELNVGKLGPTWEGRYRVSTITEKGSYELENQDEEKLPRN, from the exons ATGCGACAAGTGTTAATGTTACACACCACTAGTACATCAACCAACAGAACCATTGCATTCAGTTCTATCTCCATGGTCGTTCATAAAGtagggaatggatatcgtcgAACCACTACTGCCGGCACATGGCcag GCAGAAGTAACGAACAAAGTGATTATACAAAATATCAAGAAGAGATTAGAACAACTAAATGTAAATGTCTTGAAGAACTGCCTAGAGTGCCATGGGCGTACCAAACGACGACGAAATCGAGTAAAGGAGAAACTCCTTTCTGCCTTGTATACGGAGCAGAAGCCTTAATCTCGGTGGAAGTAGGGGAGCCTACCTTGAGATATTTCCAAGCAAGTGAAGGGACACAAAATGAAGTAATGTTAGTCAACTTGGAGCTACTCGATGAGCGTAAGGACTTGGAACATATAAGAATGGCAGCCCAAAATCAGAGAGTagaaagatattacaatcgaagagcTAACCTAtgttatttcaaagtgggagacttggttctaaggaaagtaactcaaaacaCCCGGGAACTTAACGTTGGGAAGCtaggtccaacatgggaaggccgCTACAGGGTTTCAACTATCACCGAGAAAGGTTCATACGAGTTGGAGAATCAGGATGAAGAAAAGTTGCCAAGAAATTAG